The following proteins are encoded in a genomic region of Danio rerio strain Tuebingen ecotype United States chromosome 16, GRCz12tu, whole genome shotgun sequence:
- the nat14 gene encoding probable N-acetyltransferase 14 (The RefSeq protein has 1 substitution compared to this genomic sequence) codes for MVRLDLADVVLRRMQEKDIEAVKALIKEGCEGTENRLILHLLTRPLALLLLAILSSILRCVLHSFVLALVIPVFISVIYLKLTIPRSAGILGSCRPYWDYIGSSYHADTEPDLPNPHLGRAKLTTNQEKTRRRKKAKEKEKMNESEQVDEDELKQRAKVAGEVWVADSDGEIVGCVARDGWSRDGVCRVCRLVVQCWYRREGLGRLLVQGLESRTKQKGVCRVYAHVPIPSKVGEAFFRRLGYRLQGETAGIEEEEEDDYEDPEKGWLGYPLTKVFVKDL; via the exons ATGGTACGATTGGATCTTGCTGATGTAGTTTTGCGGAGGATGCAGGAGAAGGACATTGAAGCAGTAAAGGCTCTTATTAAG GAAGGATGTGAGGGAACGGAGAACCGCCTGATTCTTCACCTTCTGACCCGTCCGCTTGCTCTCCTCCTGCTGGCCATCCTCTCCTCCATCCTGCGCTGCGTGCTGCACTCTTTCGTTTTGGCCTTGGTTATTCCAGTCTTCATCTCTGTCATCTACCTCAAGCTCACCATCCCGCGATCGGCAGGCATCTTGGGCTCATGCAGACCATACTGGGACTACATTGGCAGCAGCTACCATGCAGACACAGAACCAGATCTACCCAATCCTCACCTGGGCAGAGCCAAGCTGACTACCAACCAGGAGAAAACCAGACGGCGCAAAAAGGCCAAAGAGAAGGAGAAGATGAATGAGAGAGAGCAGGTGGATGAAGATGAGCTGAAGCAGAGGGCCAAGGTTGCTGGAGAGGTGTGGGTGGCAGACTCTGATGGGGAGATTGTGGGATGCGTGGCTAGAGATGGTTGGAGTCGGGACGGTGTTTGTAGGGTCTGCAGGCTGGTGGTCCAATGTTGGTACCGCAGAGAAGGACTGGGCAGACTATTGGTGCAGGGCCTGGAGTCAAGAACAAAGCAGAAAGGCGTATGCCGGGTCTATGCACACGTGCCAATCCCTTCCAAAGTGGGCGAAGCTTTTTTTAGGAGGCTGGGTTATCGTCTGCAGGGTGAGACCGCAGGGattgaggaagaggaagaggacgATTATGAAGACCCAGAGAAGGGCTGGCTGGGGTACCCTTTAACTAAAGTGTTTGTTAAAGATCTTTAG
- the nat14 gene encoding probable N-acetyltransferase 14 isoform X1 produces the protein MVRLDLADVVLRRMQEKDIEAVKALIKEGCEGTENRLILHLLTRPLALLLLAILSSILRCVLHSFVLALVIPVFISVIYLKLTIPRSAGILGSCRPYWDYIGSSYHADTEPDLPNPHLGRAKLTTNQEKTRRRKKAKEKEKMNEREQVDEDELKQRAKVAGEVWVADSDGEIVGCVARDGWSRDGVCRVCRLVVQCWYRREGLGRLLVQGLESRTKQKGVCRVYAHVPIPSKVGEAFFRRLGYRLQGETAGIEEEEEDDYEDPEKGWLGYPLTKVFVKDL, from the exons ATGGTACGATTGGATCTTGCTGATGTAGTTTTGCGGAGGATGCAGGAGAAGGACATTGAAGCAGTAAAGGCTCTTATTAAG GAAGGATGTGAGGGAACGGAGAACCGCCTGATTCTTCACCTTCTGACCCGTCCGCTTGCTCTCCTCCTGCTGGCCATCCTCTCCTCCATCCTGCGCTGCGTGCTGCACTCTTTCGTTTTGGCCTTGGTTATTCCAGTCTTCATCTCTGTCATCTACCTCAAGCTCACCATCCCGCGATCGGCAGGCATCTTGGGCTCATGCAGACCATACTGGGACTACATTGGCAGCAGCTACCATGCAGACACAGAACCAGATCTACCCAATCCTCACCTGGGCAGAGCCAAGCTGACTACCAACCAGGAGAAAACCAGACGGCGCAAAAAGGCCAAAGAGAAGGAGAAGATGAATGAGAGAGAGCAGGTGGATGAAGATGAGCTGAAGCAGAGGGCCAAGGTTGCTGGAGAGGTGTGGGTGGCAGACTCTGATGGGGAGATTGTGGGATGCGTGGCTAGAGATGGTTGGAGTCGGGACGGTGTTTGTAGGGTCTGCAGGCTGGTGGTCCAATGTTGGTACCGCAGAGAAGGACTGGGCAGACTATTGGTGCAGGGCCTGGAGTCAAGAACAAAGCAGAAAGGCGTATGCCGGGTCTATGCACACGTGCCAATCCCTTCCAAAGTGGGCGAAGCTTTTTTTAGGAGGCTGGGTTATCGTCTGCAGGGTGAGACCGCAGGGattgaggaagaggaagaggacgATTATGAAGACCCAGAGAAGGGCTGGCTGGGGTACCCTTTAACTAAAGTGTTTGTTAAAGATCTTTAG